The Candidatus Krumholzibacteriota bacterium genome contains a region encoding:
- a CDS encoding ABC transporter ATP-binding protein, translating to MATDAIQIEAMQKRYGDVEAVRGITLSIGEGELFGFIGPDGAGKTTLMRSMCTLLEPDGGRILVRGMDVSRDVYGIRAVLGYMPQRFSLYPDLSVEQNMRFFADLFGVPAADRDERIEELYRFSRMAAFRKRKAAALSGGMKQKLALSCALVHRPEVLVLDEPTFGVDPVSRTEFWSLLGRIRADGTTVVVSTAYMDEADRCDRVALVFDGDAIALGTPAELRGRYPWPLFRVTGRDVRGLRSFFADTGAARDIQLFGDSLHVSFDGEPPRERLGEWRSVLGDRLDEWTRIEPSIEDLFLDLLRGDR from the coding sequence ATGGCGACCGACGCCATACAAATCGAGGCGATGCAAAAGCGGTACGGCGACGTCGAGGCCGTGCGGGGAATCACTTTGTCGATCGGGGAGGGGGAGCTCTTCGGGTTCATCGGTCCCGACGGGGCGGGGAAGACGACGCTGATGAGGTCGATGTGCACGCTCCTCGAGCCGGACGGGGGACGGATCCTCGTGCGCGGCATGGACGTCTCGCGCGACGTCTACGGCATCCGCGCCGTTCTCGGCTACATGCCGCAGCGGTTCTCCCTCTATCCGGACCTGTCCGTCGAGCAGAACATGCGGTTCTTCGCCGACCTCTTCGGGGTGCCCGCCGCCGATCGCGACGAGCGGATCGAGGAGCTCTACCGGTTCTCGCGGATGGCGGCCTTCAGGAAGCGGAAGGCGGCCGCCCTCTCCGGCGGGATGAAGCAGAAACTGGCGCTCTCCTGCGCCCTCGTCCACCGGCCGGAGGTCCTCGTTCTCGACGAACCGACCTTCGGCGTCGACCCGGTCTCCAGAACAGAGTTCTGGTCGCTGCTCGGGCGGATCCGCGCCGACGGGACGACCGTCGTCGTCTCGACGGCATACATGGACGAGGCGGACCGCTGCGACCGCGTGGCCCTGGTCTTCGATGGCGACGCGATCGCGCTCGGCACGCCCGCCGAGCTGAGAGGCCGCTATCCCTGGCCCCTCTTTCGCGTCACGGGACGGGACGTGCGGGGGCTCCGCTCCTTCTTCGCCGACACCGGCGCGGCGCGCGACATCCAGCTCTTCGGCGATTCCCTGCACGTCTCCTTCGACGGCGAGCCCCCGCGGGAACGACTGGGAGAGTGGCGCTCGGTTCTCGGGGACCGTCTCGATGAATGGACGCGGATCGAACCGTCGATCGAGGATCTCTTCCTCGACCTCCTGAGGGGAGATCGATGA
- a CDS encoding ABC transporter ATP-binding protein, which produces MTGVMVRTRDLTRRFGDFTAVNRVSIEVRRGEIFGFLGANGAGKTTMIRMLCGLLSPTSGEAVVAGFDVRRDSEQIKSRIGYMSQRFSLYEDLTIEENIEFYGGIYGLSGAAIGERKKDLLAYLGLERHARTLTRDLPLGFKQRLALGTALLHDPAILFLDEPTSGVDPRVRRAFWDVIHEEAERGKTIFVTTHFMEEAEYCHRISIMRAGAVIALDGPTALKRRFGKESVHDVFIELAAEGGER; this is translated from the coding sequence ATGACCGGCGTCATGGTGCGCACGAGGGATCTGACGAGGCGCTTCGGCGATTTCACCGCGGTGAACCGGGTGAGCATCGAGGTGCGCCGTGGCGAAATCTTCGGCTTCCTCGGCGCGAACGGGGCGGGCAAGACGACGATGATCCGGATGCTCTGCGGCCTCCTCTCGCCGACCTCGGGGGAGGCGGTCGTCGCCGGGTTCGACGTCCGCCGCGACAGCGAGCAAATCAAGAGCCGGATCGGGTACATGAGCCAGCGGTTCTCCCTCTACGAGGATCTCACGATCGAGGAAAACATCGAGTTCTACGGCGGGATCTACGGGCTTTCCGGCGCGGCGATCGGCGAGCGGAAGAAGGATCTGCTCGCGTACCTCGGCCTCGAGCGCCACGCGCGGACGCTGACGCGCGATCTGCCGCTCGGATTCAAGCAGCGGCTCGCCCTCGGGACGGCCCTTCTCCACGATCCCGCCATCCTCTTCCTCGACGAGCCCACCTCCGGCGTCGATCCCCGCGTCCGTCGCGCCTTCTGGGACGTGATCCACGAGGAGGCCGAGCGTGGCAAGACGATCTTCGTCACCACCCACTTCATGGAGGAGGCCGAATACTGCCACCGGATCTCCATCATGCGCGCCGGAGCGGTGATCGCGCTGGACGGTCCCACGGCGCTGAAGCGGCGGTTCGGCAAGGAGAGCGTCCACGACGTCTTCATCGAACTCGCCGCGGAGGGGGGGGAGCGATGA
- a CDS encoding ABC transporter permease, with the protein MKRASFGRIAALARKELLHIWKDPRTLGIVFLLPTIQLILFGYAFNMEIGEIPLVVIDHDRSVDSRLLVERFAGSDLFSFDAREAAVDDIADRFRARTARAALVVPHDFQRRLGRGMTAEVQVVIDAADPNTAELVRNYAGRVIAAFDADRRPRAVSPFETRTAVLFNANLESAFFFVPGIVAMIMVMICALLTSITIAREKETGTMEQILVSPVRPREIILGKVLPYIFLAFLDGLVVLLLGILLFDVPFRGSVWLMAALSTLYLLTALSLGLMISTRARTQQVAIMLALTATLLPTIMLSGLMFPIDSMPRPLQFVTYLVPARYYLLIIRGIMLKGSGIAHLWREVAPLAVMTTVLLAFSVRRFGLRLER; encoded by the coding sequence ATGAAACGCGCGTCGTTCGGGCGGATCGCCGCCCTCGCCCGCAAGGAGCTGCTGCACATCTGGAAGGACCCGCGGACGCTGGGAATCGTCTTCCTTTTGCCGACCATCCAGCTCATCCTCTTCGGCTACGCCTTCAACATGGAGATCGGGGAGATCCCCCTCGTCGTGATCGATCACGATCGTTCGGTCGATTCGCGGCTCCTCGTCGAGCGCTTCGCCGGGAGCGATCTCTTCTCGTTCGACGCGCGCGAGGCGGCGGTCGACGACATCGCCGACCGCTTCCGCGCGAGGACGGCGCGGGCCGCTCTCGTCGTGCCGCACGATTTCCAGCGCCGGCTCGGGCGCGGGATGACGGCCGAGGTCCAGGTCGTCATCGACGCCGCCGATCCGAACACGGCCGAGCTCGTCAGGAACTACGCCGGCCGGGTGATCGCGGCATTCGACGCCGATCGCCGCCCCCGGGCGGTTTCGCCCTTCGAGACGCGGACGGCCGTCCTCTTCAACGCGAATCTCGAGAGCGCCTTCTTCTTCGTGCCGGGGATCGTGGCGATGATCATGGTGATGATCTGCGCGCTCCTCACCTCGATCACGATCGCCCGCGAGAAGGAGACGGGGACGATGGAACAGATCCTCGTCTCCCCGGTCCGCCCGCGGGAGATCATCCTCGGCAAGGTGCTGCCGTACATTTTCCTGGCATTCCTCGACGGCCTCGTCGTGCTTTTGCTCGGCATCCTCCTCTTCGACGTTCCCTTCCGCGGGAGCGTCTGGCTGATGGCCGCGCTCTCGACCCTCTATCTCCTCACGGCGCTGAGTCTGGGGCTGATGATCTCGACGCGGGCGCGCACGCAGCAGGTGGCGATCATGCTCGCCCTCACCGCGACGCTCCTGCCGACGATCATGCTCTCGGGGCTGATGTTCCCGATCGATTCGATGCCGCGCCCCCTGCAGTTCGTCACCTACCTCGTGCCGGCGAGGTACTATCTCCTGATCATCCGGGGAATCATGCTGAAGGGAAGCGGCATCGCGCATCTCTGGCGCGAGGTGGCGCCGCTCGCCGTCATGACGACGGTCCTGCTCGCGTTCTCCGTGCGCCGGTTCGGCCTGAGACTGGAGCGATGA